The following proteins are co-located in the Pedobacter sp. FW305-3-2-15-E-R2A2 genome:
- a CDS encoding response regulator transcription factor gives MKNKIYIVEDDVDISFILDYYLREEGFNVSVFGTVKEFKKAIKSSVPDLFLLDVMLPDGDGIAVCNQVKSDPQTSLLPVIMMSAHITDKYNIGCPAEEFIPKPFDLEKLLKRINYHLHISGPH, from the coding sequence ATGAAAAACAAAATTTATATTGTTGAAGACGATGTTGACATTAGCTTTATACTTGATTATTATTTAAGAGAAGAAGGATTTAATGTATCTGTATTTGGAACGGTAAAGGAATTCAAGAAAGCAATAAAATCATCCGTTCCGGATTTATTTCTTTTAGATGTCATGCTACCTGACGGAGATGGGATCGCAGTTTGCAACCAGGTTAAATCTGATCCCCAAACCTCCTTGCTTCCGGTCATTATGATGTCCGCTCATATTACCGATAAATATAACATCGGCTGTCCGGCAGAAGAATTTATTCCCAAACCATTCGACCTGGAGAAACTCCTGAAACGAATCAATTATCACCTGCACATTTCCGGGCCACATTAA